In Festucalex cinctus isolate MCC-2025b chromosome 9, RoL_Fcin_1.0, whole genome shotgun sequence, the DNA window GTCCTACGACATGCGAGGATTCATCACTGGGGCCAGGGCCTCCACACGAGGTCCGGACTCTGTGCGCAGGCTGAGATCCGTTTCCTGGCGTCGCAGTACTGATACTCGGCGGCCTGGCTCGGGTGAGGATGGGAGATGTTGTCCTGGAACCGGTGCTGGCTCAGAAGCGGCGGATGCAGAGAGTGGACGTGCGCGGGCGGACTCACGCAAGCGGACCGTTGAGCCGCTCGGTCGGTCCCCGGTTCGTCGCCGGCTACGAAATGTCGGATCATTTGAAGACACGACCTCATGCCCTCCTGGCGGTCGTGCGGCTCCTGGGGGCCACCGGGCTGCTGGCCGTTGGATGTCGGGACGGATTTCATTGCACGCTGATCACTCTCCTTCTTCTTTTCTGACTTCAAGAATTGCACCACGCTCTCCAGGATTTCAGCCTTCTCCACTTTGGGGTTTGTTAGCTTCTAAAATGAAGTAGAAAAGGTCCAAACAGTCAATGATaggcactttttttattttttattttttattgtagttGAATGTGCACttatttgattcattttttttatagtccaggtcaggggtgtccaaactttttcatttgagggccacaaacagaaaatcagaaggacgcaagggccacataatgttatgaagctaaattaattgtacaaataatttatttgtgcttttgcatatttagaaaaaaatgctacagtatataaaccaatttatttgtaatatggcagtagggttattattatagttttggaatttttcattttagttagtttttattagttttcagggtggttctgttagttttttattagtttagttctttaaaaacatgcttagttttagtttactatgttagtttcagtattagtattattatttttttatgtgtattacttttgtgcacaatatttaaaaaaacacaatgggagcaacgtcatcttttggtgcgtttctattggctgctgcgagatgacgtcacttctgtgtgacatacttgcaaacgtcattattccggtttatatcaaaataaatctaatcaaaatcatccccaaaggctcatgtagtaaatgaattaccaaagactaaaacgaaggacatgtttgctataattatagttagttttagtttttgtaaacataaaatgtggtttcagttcatttttgttttttaaaaaagcattttcgtttttattttatttcggtaacaatattgttttttgaattttagttttagtttttccattagttttagtgaactataataacctttagtggcacctgtttttcgataccctcccttcttacattcaccatctccaaacatttttgtttgtgtttattttatttgaactgagtcaaatgccatttttagcacatgtcgagGGCCACTGAAACATGGagggcgggccacaaatggcccccgggccgtagtttggacaccactggtacaggttaatgttcaaactgcatTCAGTGACTTAGCTAcattaatatctttttttttttcagtattttttttaacgtggtACTTGGTATAAAACAGTATAAACAAATTGCCTTCAGGGACAACCAAAATTTGAAGTTTTGAGGCACAATGATTTCACTATTTCCTTTTGTttgccccgcccccaccccaaaTATAAACGGTAGAACTAAACGTAAAGCTGGCTTCTATTGACGCACAAATTGTGGTCATGTTTGAGCCTTCGGAAGCCGGGAACATGCAGCCACGTTATAATGTGTCGGCCTGACCTCATCGCGCGTGTTCTCCAGCATCAAAACTCTCAGCGTCTCCAAACTGCGGTTTATGCGCTCCCGCCGGCGTTTCTCCATCACAGGTTTCGACACCTTTAAAATGCATTCAAATCATATCACTCGAAATCAGATCAAATTTTGTTCTATCAGTTGTAAATCCGCAACTTACCCTCCTCATTCTGTGCCTGTGAGGCTGTGGCGATGACGTCGTTAACGCTTTCATTGACCAGGCCAGTCTGACTCTGCACAAATCCAaacggaaaacaaaaaaaagtggatgtTTCGCACCTGGTTTGCAAATATATTGGACGTCCCTCCGCGCCCACAAGCGTTTCAACGAGCTATTTTACatgtcaattcaattcaattccagGCGCGGTATGCGTGATACGCATGCGTCAAAGAGGATTAATTACATGGACATGAAATTGGCCTCGCTTAACTGTAAAAGAAGTTACGTGTACCCAATGTTCGACTTGTGAAAGACGAGTTAAAGAAaaagcgagagaaaaaaaacaaaaaaacaataacctaaaaatgaaacaaacccgctaaaataaaacaataaaataacaatacaagAAAGTAAAGTATAGTACAGAAAATACACCAAGGTTCATTTGTAACAACACACAGCGACACAATATCGCAGATGAAAAGTTTATTTGTGTCAATTGTGTCattttttcaatgacaaaaataagCACACAAGAATTACATTAAAatattattacaataaaatagaAGTACATAAAGTAGGCTATATGTGCTATACTGTAGTCGGCGGCTACGTGAACATATTGCTCACACAATGTCAAATCGTGAGTTTTTACggagggaaaaataataataataatacaacatGCGCACGCATGCGCACACGACCGGATCGCGCACTTCACAGTCACACCCTAAACGCCCGtgcgtgttgttttgttttgcctcagtGAGTGGAGTTGGTAAACAGCAGCACGAGCACACTTGTGCGCCGCAACACGTGTCACGTGTCTGAATTCGAAGTCGATATAGTCCCATCATATTTGCCCCCCTCCGATTAGAATGTGCATGGATGGTGGCACGCTGCATTTGTCTGTCCTGATCCCCATAATAGGCTCAAGTGTGGAGATGGAGATAACACTGGGATGATCGGATCTTGGCTATCCCGCGGAGATTAAGGCGCACTGATACTTCCGTTTCAAATCAAAGAGGGTCGACTATAGTGGAGGACAGAGACCATGCTGGTAACCATGGCAACAGCcccaaactaacaaactatctatctatctatcaatttgtctgtctgtctctctctctcaacacACTAATAGTTATATtgatttttcatattttgaggctatactttcattttttaaatgttgttaaaaGTGAAGCGTTATGTTACTCATACGTATATAtttccaaattattattatgtctataGATTACTTACTTACCAAACAAACTTTCCCATTTTGATAACAATATGCTTTAGTAAAATATAACACAACACAGACTCACTAACACTCCTTGCtcgaaataaaatacacaaacttTTAATGAGAAAAGCTTACtgtacttaataataataataataatttgtcaatAATGTTACAAATATTTATATGTTAATACGTAAATACAGACAAGGGTAGTAAAGGTCAAATGGTTATCTCACTATAAAAAAAACCCCCCTCAAATTTATCATTTTGAATAAACAAATTAAAccatttgtaataaataaattaattaattcatccaTAGACTTTTTTGATGACCTAAGTTTAGGGGGAATATATGGCCaaattaatgcaacaaatagACTATCTTGATGACGTAACTGCTATTAATCATTGGCCGGCTTCAAGAACGGAGTGGGTGGCAAGTACCCGGATGCCCACACTTGCTGTATGCTATGAAATTACTGCATACTTGTGAAGTGTAAGGACAACAATATTGAATCTATCTAACCTAATTGAATGTAATCAAATATATTTTGTCTGGGGGAGGAGTTAAACCAAAGGTACACGCCCCTTAAACAATAAAACCAATATGCTCGCGTGAGCTGTGAGGAAACAAATTcgctttttatccccttttcaACTAAACGTGCCCTCTGTGGGTACCAAATGGACCGTTGACTTCCAATCTCGCGACCCCTCCAAGCATGCACGCCGACGTAAGTTCGCGCGTGGGAACGTGTAGTGAAGGCAACAAGTGGTCGTCTGGCTTGTGAAGTGCAAACAGGAGGTTAAAGTATATGATGTTGACCCCGAGCAGCACACTTGACACGCGGGTGCAATCATCGTCCTCACACTTCATCATCACCTTCATCAGCAGCAGACAAACGTGTCCCCGACCACGCCCCCCCAAAAGCCAGTCTTCTGTTCCCATGGGAACAAAACTCCCAATAATCACGTTAAACATATAGCGCATGTCTGTCCAAAGTTACTTAAGTATAAAATTGCATCGGGTAAATTCACTGATGCTCGTCGTATACTCGCTCGCATTTGGTCTCATTTGGTCGTCTGTTCATCACTTCATGCAAAGTACTGCAGTCGATCACACGTCATAAAAAGCTGAGCAGTTTCTCACTTCATTTCTGTTCCCACGAgaagaaaagcattttcccaGCCTCGCACTCTTTTGGGGGCATTGGAAGGTGAACGAAATCTCAATTGAatcatcaattattttctttttaacttttttttttttctgaccacaAAGAAGAATGAAACAGGCACATCTccgtgcaataaaaaaaaatgtaattaaagacGAGCAGCTGACATATTTGTTTGCACGTTAAATAAATGCGAcccattaattaaataaatacagtataaaataaaacagtcatTAGCTTATTTAAGCTTTCATTGATATTGGacaatatttatcttttttagCTTACCCAAGACTTATGACTtgtaaatgtgattttgtgaagaggaggagaatttaaaaaaaaaaggaaaaaaaagttgagactGAGGTGTGGTCACGgac includes these proteins:
- the her5 gene encoding hairy-related 5, which translates into the protein MKALTTSSPQPHRHRMRRVSKPVMEKRRRERINRSLETLRVLMLENTRDEKLTNPKVEKAEILESVVQFLKSEKKKESDQRAMKSVPTSNGQQPGGPQEPHDRQEGMRSCLQMIRHFVAGDEPGTDRAAQRSACVSPPAHVHSLHPPLLSQHRFQDNISHPHPSQAAEYQYCDARKRISACAQSPDLVWRPWPQ